The following are encoded in a window of Prochlorococcus marinus str. MIT 1013 genomic DNA:
- a CDS encoding PAM68 family protein: protein MKGEKRNKKNQPKEVKIGFSGNDSAPKIVKNKSLKTASKKSGIPSYVANRMARRIAFTTGIPTLSGMGVFIGSYFLISKGIAEISPTLTLVSSAICFLVGLLGLSYGILSASWDFTPGTFLGFENIKPNINRMKDAFKTSQKDIAG, encoded by the coding sequence ATGAAAGGTGAGAAAAGAAACAAAAAGAATCAACCTAAAGAAGTTAAAATAGGATTCTCCGGCAACGACTCGGCTCCAAAAATCGTTAAAAACAAATCTTTAAAAACTGCTAGCAAGAAGTCAGGTATTCCAAGCTATGTAGCAAATAGAATGGCAAGAAGAATTGCTTTTACGACAGGTATTCCGACCCTAAGTGGCATGGGAGTATTTATTGGAAGTTATTTTTTAATAAGTAAAGGTATTGCTGAAATATCTCCAACACTCACTCTAGTAAGTTCAGCAATTTGTTTTCTTGTTGGCTTATTAGGATTAAGTTATGGAATACTTTCAGCCAGTTGGGATTTCACCCCAGGCACTTTTCTTGGTTTTGAGAATATAAAGCCAAACATCAATAGAATGAAAGATGCATTTAAAACTAGTCAAAAAGATATTGCAGGTTAA
- the rpsO gene encoding 30S ribosomal protein S15: MSLGTEEKQKLINTHQVHPTDTGSVEVQVAMLTTRISKLSKHLQGNIHDFSSRQGLLKMIGQRKRLLGYVRTKSEKRYTELIEKLAIRG; the protein is encoded by the coding sequence ATGTCACTTGGCACAGAAGAGAAACAAAAGCTAATCAACACACATCAAGTACATCCAACTGATACTGGTTCAGTAGAAGTTCAAGTGGCTATGCTTACTACAAGGATTTCAAAATTAAGCAAACATCTTCAAGGCAACATCCATGACTTCTCCTCAAGGCAAGGATTGCTTAAAATGATTGGACAGCGCAAAAGACTTTTAGGTTATGTACGAACCAAAAGTGAAAAAAGGTATACAGAGCTTATAGAAAAATTAGCTATTAGAGGATAA